A single region of the Nitrospira sp. genome encodes:
- the ispE gene encoding 4-(cytidine 5'-diphospho)-2-C-methyl-D-erythritol kinase, with protein sequence MNSTSLRVVTPAKVNLILRVLDRRPDGFHAIWSLMHTVGLTDEITLAMRPAAASQIALRCDHAALAVDRSNLVYRAAQLVLERVDRPIDLSITLTKRIPLGAGLGGGSSDAAATILGLVRLLGLGWSVQQMAEVGQQLGSDVPFFFVAPAACVTGRGEVVRPVQVTGQRWIVLVNPGFPVETKWAYQQLAATRQGVRPLSDSLQQLENRPTLDWAEIIPLVENDFEVPVFAQHPVLGQMKRQLVSLGAEVALLSGSGATMFGVFQNETAAKQAAMVCAADPQRKVYVVPAGRAPEATALS encoded by the coding sequence GTGAACTCTACCAGTCTTCGTGTTGTCACCCCTGCCAAAGTGAATCTGATTCTCCGGGTCCTTGACCGGCGGCCTGATGGATTCCATGCCATTTGGTCGCTGATGCATACGGTCGGTCTCACCGATGAAATAACCCTTGCCATGCGGCCTGCCGCAGCGTCGCAGATCGCCTTGCGCTGTGATCATGCCGCGTTGGCGGTCGACCGCAGCAATCTCGTCTACCGTGCGGCGCAGCTTGTGCTTGAGCGGGTGGATCGACCGATCGACCTCTCCATTACGCTCACAAAGCGGATTCCTCTGGGGGCCGGATTGGGGGGCGGCAGCAGTGATGCGGCGGCGACCATCCTGGGCCTTGTCCGACTGTTGGGGTTGGGCTGGTCGGTTCAGCAGATGGCCGAGGTGGGACAGCAACTGGGGAGTGATGTGCCGTTCTTCTTCGTGGCGCCTGCCGCCTGCGTGACAGGAAGGGGTGAAGTGGTTCGTCCGGTACAGGTTACCGGGCAGCGGTGGATCGTGCTGGTTAACCCGGGATTTCCGGTCGAAACGAAATGGGCCTATCAACAACTCGCGGCCACTCGCCAAGGTGTGCGGCCACTTTCCGACTCGTTGCAGCAGTTGGAGAACCGCCCAACGTTGGATTGGGCAGAGATTATTCCCCTGGTGGAGAACGACTTTGAGGTGCCCGTCTTTGCTCAACATCCGGTGCTGGGCCAGATGAAGCGCCAACTCGTCAGTCTAGGGGCCGAGGTTGCCCTCCTGTCCGGAAGCGGCGCCACCATGTTCGGGGTGTTTCAAAACGAAACAGCGGCCAAGCAGGCTGCAATGGTGTGTGCTGCCGATCCGCAGAGAAAGGTGTATGTCGTCCCGGCTGGTCGCGCCCCCGAAGCGACTGCCTTGTCATAG
- a CDS encoding sigma-54-dependent Fis family transcriptional regulator, with protein sequence MEKILVVDDEQGLRDVLSIMLKRAGYAVTVASDGEEAIAQIQKEIFDLVITDLKMPKAGGLDVLKAVKALSPDTVVLVITAFASAESAVEAMKHGAYDYLTKPFQVDEVQLIIRNAIERRRLSTENMLLKRELASQSSFSQIIGQSDAMQKVYEVIRKVADSKSNVLIGGESGTGKELVARAIHFNSSRAAMPFVTVNCSAVPETLLESELFGHMKGSFTGAVSNKAGLFEVANGGTIFLDEIGDTTPAIQVKLLRVIQEREFRRVGGMQDVKVDVRIVAATNRDLEKAVAEGAFREDLYYRLDVIPIKLPPLRMRSGDIPLLSQHFLEKFAKESGKPVPTMSQEAMRVLLAHEWRGNVRELENVIERVVAFTTGSSVTDADIRGWLHKPVTHHQTVPTELPEDGLDLEGLINTIEKDLLLKALERSQWVKKRAARLLRLNTRSFRYRLEKYEIKGGRD encoded by the coding sequence GTGGAAAAGATTTTAGTCGTCGATGACGAACAGGGGTTGCGCGATGTGCTGAGCATCATGCTCAAGCGGGCCGGGTATGCCGTCACTGTGGCGTCGGACGGCGAAGAGGCGATCGCGCAAATTCAGAAGGAGATTTTTGATCTCGTCATCACCGACCTGAAGATGCCCAAAGCAGGCGGGCTGGATGTGCTGAAGGCCGTGAAGGCCTTGTCGCCGGACACCGTGGTGTTGGTGATCACGGCATTTGCGTCGGCGGAATCGGCGGTTGAAGCGATGAAGCACGGGGCCTACGACTACCTCACCAAGCCGTTCCAAGTGGACGAAGTGCAACTGATTATACGCAATGCGATCGAACGGCGTCGGCTGTCGACCGAGAATATGCTGCTGAAACGCGAATTGGCCAGTCAGTCGTCCTTTTCCCAGATCATCGGCCAGAGCGACGCGATGCAGAAGGTCTACGAGGTCATCAGAAAGGTGGCCGACTCCAAGAGCAACGTCCTGATCGGCGGGGAAAGCGGGACGGGCAAGGAACTGGTGGCGCGGGCCATTCATTTCAACAGTTCGCGGGCGGCCATGCCGTTCGTGACCGTCAATTGCAGTGCGGTACCGGAAACGTTGCTGGAGAGCGAACTCTTCGGCCATATGAAGGGCTCGTTCACGGGCGCAGTGTCGAATAAAGCCGGATTGTTTGAAGTAGCCAACGGCGGGACGATCTTTCTCGACGAGATCGGCGACACGACCCCTGCCATTCAGGTAAAGCTGCTCCGGGTGATTCAGGAACGTGAATTTCGTCGGGTCGGCGGCATGCAGGACGTGAAGGTCGATGTGCGCATCGTCGCGGCGACGAATCGAGATCTGGAGAAGGCGGTTGCCGAGGGCGCGTTTCGCGAAGATTTGTATTATCGGCTCGACGTGATTCCGATCAAGCTCCCGCCCTTGCGTATGCGCAGCGGTGACATTCCGTTGCTGAGCCAACATTTCCTAGAGAAATTTGCCAAGGAAAGTGGTAAACCAGTGCCGACGATGAGCCAGGAGGCCATGCGCGTACTGTTGGCGCATGAGTGGCGAGGAAACGTTCGAGAACTCGAGAACGTGATCGAGCGCGTGGTGGCCTTCACGACGGGATCGTCGGTGACGGATGCGGATATTCGCGGGTGGCTGCACAAGCCGGTGACCCATCACCAGACTGTGCCGACCGAATTGCCGGAAGACGGCCTGGATCTTGAGGGGCTGATCAACACGATTGAGAAGGACCTGCTGTTGAAAGCGCTCGAACGGAGTCAGTGGGTCAAAAAGCGCGCCGCGCGCCTCCTGCGATTGAATACCCGGTCGTTCCGGTACCGTCTCGAAAAATACGAAATCAAAGGAGGCCGGGATTAG
- a CDS encoding PAS domain S-box protein has protein sequence MLSSTCPVPSTDAESPGARQLVLAHAVDAHPTPAGERAMPELKTRLHWLMGLRVVLVTLMLGLSLAFQSTRGESAPTFTALIVVTYTITILYALVLRRLRTAAAYTAFIWVQVGIDVLLETVLIARTGGVESPFAVLYVITVTVASLVPHRRVGIVTGAGCTLLFGAITAVQYFGLLNASIWLPPSKLEGPEALQTFEVYGLAFLVVGFLSSVLADELRHADQSLREKEQGLNRLQVFHENIVRSISSGVFTTDQEGRITSFNPAAHEVTGYAFADVQGRLWQEVFNWHPTDGAQTTDMTSLSPLRFEVDCFHANGSCLVLGMTLSPLQEQGMQRGLVGVFKDLTQIRYLEEEMRRREWLANLGEMSAGMAHEIRNPLGALAGAMQMLRQDVGSDETSQRLMDIAIREARRLDNIITEFLQYARPPALHIAEQDLNKVLADTLDLIQHEAQSRTGISIVSRTAPAALVAQVDQDQLKQVFWNLAVNAFDAMSGGGTLTIATGVRRVEVGGRRSDVIEISFQDGGEGIPKQNFDKIFLPFFTTKKEGSGLGLAQVHRIVDLHDGWIKVESEVGSGARFVVCLPQSAETGARLRHEGREPWKRF, from the coding sequence ATGCTGTCTTCAACCTGCCCAGTCCCGTCCACCGACGCCGAATCGCCCGGCGCCCGGCAACTCGTGCTTGCGCACGCTGTTGACGCGCATCCCACGCCGGCTGGCGAGCGCGCCATGCCTGAGTTGAAGACGCGGCTCCACTGGCTGATGGGGCTGCGGGTGGTCCTGGTCACGTTGATGCTGGGATTATCCCTGGCGTTTCAGTCGACGCGTGGCGAGTCAGCGCCCACGTTTACCGCACTCATCGTCGTTACCTACACCATTACGATCCTCTACGCGTTGGTGCTACGGCGGCTCAGGACTGCCGCTGCGTATACGGCATTCATCTGGGTGCAGGTCGGAATCGATGTGCTCCTCGAAACCGTGCTGATCGCGCGGACCGGAGGTGTCGAGAGCCCATTTGCCGTGTTGTATGTCATCACGGTGACGGTGGCCAGCCTGGTTCCGCACCGGCGTGTCGGCATTGTCACGGGAGCCGGTTGTACCCTGCTGTTCGGGGCCATCACGGCTGTTCAATATTTCGGGCTCTTGAACGCCTCCATCTGGTTGCCCCCCAGTAAGCTGGAAGGACCCGAAGCGTTGCAGACCTTTGAAGTGTATGGGCTCGCCTTCCTGGTGGTTGGATTCTTGAGCAGTGTACTGGCCGACGAGCTTCGGCATGCCGATCAGTCTTTACGCGAGAAAGAGCAGGGGCTCAATCGTCTCCAGGTATTCCACGAAAATATCGTGCGCAGCATCAGCAGCGGCGTATTTACGACCGATCAGGAGGGCCGTATTACCTCGTTCAATCCCGCGGCGCATGAGGTGACCGGTTATGCGTTCGCGGATGTGCAGGGCCGTTTGTGGCAGGAAGTCTTCAATTGGCACCCAACGGACGGAGCGCAGACTACAGACATGACGTCGCTGTCGCCTCTGCGTTTTGAGGTGGATTGCTTTCATGCCAACGGCAGTTGTCTGGTGTTGGGTATGACCCTGTCGCCGCTCCAGGAGCAGGGGATGCAACGTGGTTTGGTGGGGGTGTTCAAGGACCTCACGCAAATTCGCTACCTGGAAGAGGAGATGCGTCGGCGCGAGTGGTTGGCGAACCTGGGAGAGATGTCCGCGGGTATGGCCCATGAAATACGTAATCCACTCGGAGCATTGGCCGGAGCCATGCAGATGTTGCGACAGGACGTAGGCTCCGATGAAACCAGCCAGCGGTTGATGGACATTGCCATTAGGGAGGCCAGGCGGCTCGACAACATCATCACGGAGTTTCTGCAATATGCGCGGCCGCCCGCGTTGCATATTGCCGAACAAGATTTGAACAAAGTCCTTGCCGATACGCTGGATCTGATCCAACATGAAGCGCAGTCTCGAACCGGGATCTCGATCGTCTCCCGCACGGCGCCCGCGGCACTGGTCGCGCAGGTCGATCAGGATCAGCTGAAACAGGTGTTCTGGAACCTCGCGGTGAATGCGTTTGACGCGATGTCCGGCGGAGGGACGCTGACGATTGCCACGGGGGTGCGGCGGGTGGAAGTCGGCGGGCGCCGCTCCGATGTCATCGAGATCAGCTTCCAGGACGGCGGAGAAGGCATTCCCAAGCAGAACTTCGACAAGATTTTTCTCCCGTTTTTCACGACAAAAAAAGAAGGCTCGGGGTTGGGGTTGGCCCAGGTGCACCGGATTGTGGATCTGCACGATGGGTGGATCAAGGTGGAGAGCGAAGTCGGGAGCGGCGCACGCTTTGTCGTGTGTCTTCCGCAGTCTGCGGAAACCGGGGCTCGGTTGCGGCATGAAGGAAGGGAACCGTGGAAAAGATTTTAG
- a CDS encoding type II secretion system F family protein has protein sequence MSTFTYVGRTRQGAVKKGELTAKTRDEAVDQLRKQQVVVTSLEEKSGGGKFKLNIGSGLTDKDLVVFTRQFGTMINAGLPLIQCLDILSTQSENKVLRETVGDVKNSVEAGSTFSDALKRHPKVFDDLYVNMIHAGEVGGLLDTILTRLAKHIEKAMKLKGQIKSAMVYPTAIVGVAVVIISVLMVWVIPVFAQMFTEMSGGKVGLPGPTQIVINVSNFFQSFWYAMFGAVAGAIFAIKRYYATVNGRVVIDRLLLKMPIVGDLIRKASVAKFTRTLGTLITSGVPLLEGLSICAKTSGNKVIEEALMNARVSISGGKTISEPLAKCNVFPKMVTHMIAVGESTGALDAMLGKIADFYEDEVDQAVETLTSLLEPIMMVVLGTIIGFIVVAMYLPIFTMAQAIQ, from the coding sequence ATGAGCACATTCACCTATGTCGGACGCACTCGCCAGGGCGCTGTGAAGAAGGGGGAACTCACCGCCAAAACGAGAGACGAGGCGGTGGACCAGCTTCGCAAGCAGCAGGTTGTGGTCACCAGCCTGGAAGAAAAGTCAGGCGGCGGAAAGTTTAAGCTGAACATCGGGAGCGGACTGACGGATAAGGACCTCGTCGTGTTCACCCGCCAATTCGGCACGATGATCAATGCCGGACTGCCTCTGATTCAATGTCTCGATATTCTGTCCACCCAGTCTGAAAATAAAGTCCTGCGCGAAACGGTCGGCGACGTGAAGAACAGCGTGGAAGCCGGCTCCACATTTTCTGACGCCTTGAAGCGCCATCCGAAGGTCTTCGACGATCTCTACGTGAACATGATCCATGCCGGCGAGGTCGGCGGTCTGCTCGATACGATTTTGACCCGGTTGGCCAAGCACATTGAAAAGGCCATGAAACTGAAGGGCCAGATCAAGTCGGCGATGGTCTATCCGACGGCGATCGTTGGTGTGGCGGTCGTCATCATCAGCGTGTTGATGGTCTGGGTCATTCCGGTGTTTGCGCAAATGTTCACTGAAATGTCCGGCGGCAAGGTCGGACTTCCGGGCCCGACGCAGATCGTCATCAACGTCAGCAATTTCTTCCAAAGCTTCTGGTATGCCATGTTTGGGGCGGTGGCTGGCGCCATCTTCGCGATCAAGCGCTACTATGCCACGGTGAACGGACGGGTGGTGATCGACCGGCTGCTCCTCAAGATGCCGATCGTCGGCGATTTGATCAGGAAAGCCTCCGTTGCGAAATTTACGCGCACCCTCGGCACCTTGATCACCAGCGGCGTGCCGTTATTGGAAGGGCTGAGCATTTGCGCCAAGACGTCGGGCAACAAGGTGATCGAAGAAGCGCTCATGAATGCGCGGGTGAGTATCAGCGGCGGAAAAACCATTTCCGAGCCACTGGCCAAGTGCAACGTATTTCCCAAAATGGTCACGCACATGATCGCCGTCGGAGAATCCACCGGCGCGCTCGATGCCATGCTCGGAAAGATCGCCGATTTCTATGAAGACGAAGTCGATCAGGCCGTCGAGACACTGACCTCGCTTTTGGAACCGATCATGATGGTGGTGTTGGGGACCATCATCGGGTTTATCGTCGTCGCCATGTACCTGCCGATCTTCACGATGGCGCAGGCCATCCAATAA
- a CDS encoding CDP-alcohol phosphatidyltransferase family protein — translation MEFSERYKGEARTIRSMNMNVPNSLTMLRILLIPVYVGLLNYEQFDYALATLFIAGVTDALDGIIARVANQRTRLGEVLDPLADKLMLTTGFITLSVMHMVPLWLTILVASRDLMLMLGAAVAHFTQTQVDISPTVLGKVTTLIQLTTLIAIVFFASRRLDLAVLDPLVYLMGGVTLMSGLHYLSRGYFRITSSQA, via the coding sequence GTGGAATTCTCAGAACGCTACAAGGGCGAAGCTCGCACCATCCGTTCAATGAATATGAACGTCCCGAACAGCCTGACGATGTTGCGGATCTTGTTGATCCCGGTCTACGTCGGACTGTTGAACTATGAACAATTCGACTACGCCCTGGCTACGCTGTTCATCGCCGGCGTGACGGATGCCCTTGACGGCATCATTGCCCGCGTCGCCAATCAACGGACGAGGCTCGGAGAAGTTTTGGATCCTCTGGCGGATAAGCTCATGCTGACGACCGGGTTTATTACCCTGTCCGTGATGCACATGGTTCCCCTCTGGTTGACGATTCTGGTGGCCAGTCGCGATCTGATGCTGATGTTGGGTGCGGCCGTGGCCCATTTCACCCAGACGCAGGTCGACATCTCGCCGACGGTCCTGGGCAAGGTCACCACGTTGATCCAGCTGACGACCCTGATTGCGATCGTGTTCTTTGCCTCGCGGCGGCTCGATCTCGCCGTCCTCGATCCGCTCGTCTACCTGATGGGCGGGGTCACGCTCATGTCCGGCTTGCACTACCTTTCCCGCGGGTACTTCCGTATCACCTCCAGTCAAGCCTAG
- a CDS encoding serine hydrolase — protein MATAHPLQSALQAAVDDGTFPGAVLAVRLRGAMVFEGAAGLLTQKEPSVPVSGDTCYDLASLTKVLATTTALVLLVQRGLLKLDERIEGILAELRDHPIGAATVRHLLTHSSGLPGWRPYYERIASQDAVHPGFLGSAAARAAVLDYIAAEELIYERGTRSLYSDLGFMLLGWVVERVSGRPLERFCSEEIFVPLGACPLGYIPHGLAPTSTGLCDAVQAIAPTEEDSWRGRILRGEVHDENAYALGGVAGHAGLFGTARAVLAVARAWMDGRRKKPGLLSPDVVSLFTSNRQGVPNSSWALGWDTPSVRSSSGTRFSPESFGHLGFSGTSVWIDPMKELEVVLLSNRVHPTRRNEQIRLFRPLIHDLICRELLKS, from the coding sequence ATGGCCACAGCACATCCACTTCAGTCGGCGCTGCAAGCGGCGGTCGATGACGGCACGTTTCCCGGCGCGGTGTTGGCCGTCCGGTTGCGTGGAGCCATGGTGTTTGAAGGAGCTGCCGGCTTGCTTACGCAAAAGGAACCTAGTGTGCCGGTGTCGGGTGACACCTGTTATGACCTCGCCTCTCTCACCAAGGTGTTAGCGACGACCACGGCGCTGGTGCTGCTCGTGCAGCGTGGACTGCTGAAACTGGATGAGCGGATCGAAGGGATTCTGGCGGAACTTCGTGATCATCCCATTGGTGCGGCGACCGTGCGGCACCTGCTCACACACAGTTCTGGGCTGCCTGGGTGGCGGCCCTACTATGAACGAATAGCCTCACAAGACGCGGTGCACCCCGGGTTTCTCGGAAGTGCAGCCGCGCGGGCGGCGGTGTTGGACTATATCGCCGCGGAAGAGCTGATCTACGAACGGGGGACGCGCAGCCTCTATAGCGACCTGGGGTTTATGCTGTTGGGATGGGTCGTGGAGCGGGTCTCCGGCCGGCCGCTGGAGCGATTCTGCAGCGAGGAAATCTTTGTGCCGCTTGGTGCCTGCCCACTCGGGTATATACCGCACGGGCTCGCTCCAACCTCCACCGGACTCTGTGATGCCGTTCAGGCTATTGCTCCGACGGAGGAAGATTCGTGGCGGGGGCGTATCTTGCGTGGGGAAGTCCATGATGAGAATGCCTACGCACTCGGTGGGGTGGCCGGTCACGCCGGATTGTTCGGCACTGCGCGAGCGGTGCTGGCGGTTGCGCGGGCGTGGATGGATGGTCGCCGGAAGAAGCCGGGTTTGTTGTCGCCCGATGTGGTCAGTCTGTTCACGAGCAACAGGCAGGGAGTGCCGAACTCCAGTTGGGCGCTGGGTTGGGATACCCCATCGGTCCGATCCTCGTCAGGGACACGATTTTCCCCTGAGTCGTTTGGACATCTTGGGTTTAGCGGCACCTCTGTATGGATCGATCCGATGAAGGAACTGGAAGTGGTGCTACTCTCGAATCGCGTGCATCCAACGAGACGGAACGAGCAGATTCGCCTCTTCCGCCCGTTGATTCACGATCTGATCTGTCGCGAGCTGTTGAAAAGTTAG
- a CDS encoding DivIVA domain-containing protein, with amino-acid sequence MKITPIDIQQMVFQVKFRGYDRDEVNRFLEELALTVENANRENSLLREKLTATEQQVTDLRRTEATLSNTLVSAQTLAEDVKRSAQREADLIVKEAELKASEIIRQAKVSLTEMQRGVADLQKQRLMMVERFRSTLRSFERMLEVEDSDAYQADAASVEGKLAGESSPAR; translated from the coding sequence ATGAAAATTACTCCCATCGACATTCAGCAGATGGTCTTCCAGGTGAAGTTCCGGGGATACGACCGGGACGAAGTGAACCGCTTCCTCGAGGAGTTGGCGCTCACGGTTGAGAATGCGAATCGGGAGAACAGTCTGCTTCGCGAGAAGCTCACGGCGACCGAGCAGCAAGTGACCGATCTGCGACGCACGGAGGCGACCCTCTCCAACACGTTGGTGTCGGCGCAGACTCTGGCCGAGGATGTGAAGCGTTCGGCGCAGCGCGAGGCTGATCTGATCGTCAAGGAAGCGGAACTGAAAGCCAGTGAGATCATCCGCCAGGCCAAGGTCAGCCTTACGGAGATGCAGCGGGGCGTCGCGGATCTTCAGAAACAACGTCTGATGATGGTGGAACGGTTTCGCTCCACCCTGCGTTCCTTTGAGCGGATGCTGGAGGTCGAGGATAGCGATGCCTATCAAGCAGATGCGGCCTCCGTCGAAGGCAAACTGGCCGGCGAATCAAGCCCTGCCCGGTGA
- a CDS encoding YggT family protein, translating to MFVLGNVLQGTATILDTVLWLYMWVIIARALISWVNPDPWNPIVQFLERATEPVLTPIRRMIGWRMGMDLSPMIAILILVFLQYAVVQSLRDIAVRMH from the coding sequence ATGTTTGTGCTAGGCAATGTGTTGCAGGGCACGGCTACAATCCTGGATACAGTGTTGTGGCTCTACATGTGGGTCATTATCGCCCGTGCGTTGATTTCCTGGGTCAATCCGGATCCGTGGAATCCCATCGTCCAATTTTTGGAGCGGGCGACGGAACCGGTGCTTACGCCCATTCGTCGGATGATCGGATGGCGTATGGGCATGGATCTGTCACCGATGATCGCAATCCTGATCCTTGTCTTTTTGCAATATGCCGTGGTTCAATCCTTGAGGGATATCGCCGTCCGGATGCACTAA
- the proC gene encoding pyrroline-5-carboxylate reductase, with protein MVKTSIAFLGGGQMAEALIGGLVASQAAAPDSICATDPVAARRDLLTSRFGIRVGEENREAVRQADLVVLAVKPQAMPAVLSEIGSALDGKLIVSIAAGVTVAWIRERVTQPRGIVRAMPNTPALVREGVTALAYQADLPADDVAAVRRVFEAVGSVVAVEERLMDAVTGLSGSGPAYVFVAIEALADGGVKMGLPRATAQLLAAQTVLGAARMVLERGEHPARLKDQVASPGGTTIAGLHQLEVGGMRGCLMAAVEAATKRSQELGR; from the coding sequence CTGGTGAAGACGTCGATCGCCTTTCTCGGCGGCGGACAAATGGCTGAGGCCTTAATCGGTGGGTTGGTGGCGTCGCAGGCGGCCGCCCCCGATTCCATTTGCGCCACGGATCCGGTGGCCGCCCGCCGCGATCTCCTTACATCACGGTTCGGCATTCGGGTCGGCGAGGAGAACCGCGAGGCTGTTCGTCAGGCGGATCTCGTCGTGCTGGCGGTCAAGCCCCAGGCGATGCCAGCTGTGCTGAGCGAAATCGGGTCGGCGCTCGACGGAAAGTTGATCGTGTCCATCGCGGCAGGAGTGACGGTTGCCTGGATCCGCGAGCGGGTAACACAGCCGCGGGGGATTGTGCGTGCCATGCCGAATACACCGGCGTTGGTTCGCGAGGGTGTGACGGCATTGGCCTATCAGGCAGATCTTCCCGCGGACGATGTGGCGGCAGTGCGGAGAGTGTTTGAGGCCGTGGGGTCGGTCGTTGCGGTCGAAGAACGGCTCATGGACGCCGTCACCGGCTTGAGCGGGAGCGGGCCGGCCTATGTGTTTGTGGCCATTGAGGCCTTGGCCGACGGCGGGGTCAAGATGGGACTGCCCAGAGCGACCGCGCAATTGTTGGCGGCCCAGACGGTCCTTGGGGCTGCGCGGATGGTCCTGGAGCGGGGTGAGCATCCGGCTCGTTTAAAGGATCAGGTGGCCTCGCCGGGGGGCACGACTATCGCCGGGTTGCATCAGTTGGAGGTCGGAGGCATGCGGGGTTGTCTGATGGCGGCCGTCGAGGCGGCCACGAAACGTTCACAGGAGTTGGGACGCTGA
- a CDS encoding YggS family pyridoxal phosphate-dependent enzyme yields MEAGEDTIAARVHVVREEIRRAAHRAGRVPETVHLVAASKTIPVERVREAVDAGVRHLGENRLQEALPKIDTLGREGVTWHFIGTLQRRKAKSVVGRFDIIHSVDSLALAEEIDRQAKAAGLRQRVLLEVNLGGELSKGGFSPSALAAVLPALNDLEHLEVRGLMAIPPPTPAAEDARPYFRQLRELAQALTGLGCRNINMQELSMGMSHDYPVAVEEGATYVRVGTAIFGARGE; encoded by the coding sequence ATGGAAGCAGGAGAGGATACGATTGCGGCCCGGGTGCATGTGGTGAGGGAGGAGATTCGTCGTGCCGCCCATCGTGCGGGGCGGGTTCCTGAGACTGTGCACCTCGTGGCTGCGTCCAAAACCATCCCGGTCGAACGGGTGAGGGAAGCGGTGGATGCCGGGGTTCGGCATCTCGGCGAAAACCGGCTCCAGGAAGCGCTTCCCAAAATCGACACCTTGGGGCGCGAGGGAGTGACCTGGCATTTTATCGGGACGTTGCAACGACGTAAGGCCAAGTCCGTTGTCGGCCGGTTCGACATCATTCATTCGGTCGATAGCCTCGCGCTGGCGGAGGAGATTGATCGTCAGGCCAAGGCGGCGGGGCTGAGGCAACGTGTCCTGCTGGAGGTCAATCTTGGAGGCGAACTCAGTAAGGGAGGATTTTCGCCGTCGGCCTTGGCGGCTGTCCTGCCGGCGTTGAATGACCTTGAGCATCTGGAGGTTCGAGGCCTGATGGCCATTCCTCCCCCCACACCGGCTGCGGAGGATGCCCGTCCCTACTTTCGGCAACTGCGAGAACTGGCTCAGGCATTGACAGGACTGGGGTGCCGGAACATTAATATGCAGGAGCTGTCTATGGGGATGTCGCATGACTACCCCGTAGCCGTGGAGGAAGGCGCGACGTACGTGCGGGTTGGTACGGCAATTTTTGGAGCGCGTGGTGAGTAG
- the pgeF gene encoding peptidoglycan editing factor PgeF, with the protein MASEMITVPSFATDADGVEHFFGTRLSGLSVTPGRASAPQAKHRDGAAPVMVSVKQVHGTDALVVDKPVEHGATFEGGWDAVVTDQPGVMVTVRTADCVPVLLHDPGRRVVAAIHAGWRGAVAGIVPKTVALLVDRFGATVEGLRMAIGPSAGPCCYEVDEPVLSKLREVLSDWHAVVRPVAANKAHLDLRAFVRRQALADGLSADRIAMVNACTICQPDLFFSYRREGVVNATMVSGIALLPGR; encoded by the coding sequence ATGGCGTCTGAGATGATCACGGTTCCCTCGTTCGCGACCGATGCGGATGGGGTTGAGCATTTTTTCGGGACCCGGTTGTCCGGCTTATCAGTAACACCGGGTCGCGCCTCTGCGCCCCAGGCCAAGCATCGGGATGGGGCGGCGCCCGTGATGGTGTCCGTCAAACAGGTGCATGGCACAGACGCGCTGGTGGTCGACAAGCCGGTCGAGCATGGAGCCACCTTCGAGGGCGGCTGGGACGCGGTCGTGACCGACCAGCCGGGGGTGATGGTGACCGTGCGGACGGCAGACTGCGTTCCCGTGCTGCTGCACGATCCTGGTCGACGAGTGGTCGCCGCAATCCATGCGGGGTGGCGTGGGGCGGTCGCCGGTATTGTGCCGAAGACGGTGGCGCTGCTTGTGGATCGCTTCGGGGCCACCGTCGAAGGATTGAGAATGGCGATCGGGCCCTCGGCCGGTCCCTGCTGTTACGAAGTCGATGAGCCCGTGTTATCGAAGCTGCGCGAGGTGCTTTCCGATTGGCACGCGGTGGTGAGGCCGGTTGCTGCGAACAAGGCCCACCTCGATCTGCGTGCGTTCGTGCGCCGGCAGGCGCTTGCCGATGGCCTGAGTGCGGACCGCATCGCCATGGTCAATGCCTGCACCATCTGCCAGCCCGATTTATTTTTCAGCTACCGCCGTGAAGGTGTGGTCAACGCCACGATGGTCAGCGGGATTGCGCTCCTGCCGGGCCGGTAA